One Dromiciops gliroides isolate mDroGli1 chromosome 3, mDroGli1.pri, whole genome shotgun sequence DNA segment encodes these proteins:
- the SERP1 gene encoding stress-associated endoplasmic reticulum protein 1, with amino-acid sequence MVAKQRIRMANEKHSKNITQRGNVAKTSRNAPEEKASVGPWLLALFIFVVCGSAIFQIIQSIRMGM; translated from the exons ATGGTCGCCAAGCAGCGGATCCGTATGGCCAACGAGAAACACAGCAAGAACATCACTCAGCGCGGCAACGTCGCCAAGACGTCG AGGAACGCCCCCGAGGAGAAGGCGTCCGTAGGGCCCTGGTTGTTGGCGCTCTTCATTTTTGTGGTTTGTGGCTCGG CAATTTTCCAGATTATTCAGAGTATCAGGATGGGCATGTGA